In Zea mays cultivar B73 chromosome 7, Zm-B73-REFERENCE-NAM-5.0, whole genome shotgun sequence, the following proteins share a genomic window:
- the LOC109940915 gene encoding uncharacterized protein: protein MASKPLCPLSHGVRPLLPSLYQRPAMVVADLPAPCCCSPCLDEKQPSALPVHGVEQQLPFPGDILLAVVHGAPANLPVHGHKSLRPSCAAPLLHPSPSAPSLPWPSSSSARLPLLLFPLRSSKKPLLAILASNFAAQRCRSKTAAPNPPHRVLARSAQPQHRRRSPR, encoded by the coding sequence ATGGCGTCCAAGCCCCTGTGCCCTCTCTCCCATGGCGTGAGGCCCCTACTCCCATCTCTctaccagcgcccagccatggtgGTCGCCGACCTCCCTGCTCCCTGCTGTTGCTCGCCTTGCTTGGATGAGAAGCAGCCGAGCGCCCTCCCTGTCCATGGCGTGGAGCAGCAGCTCCcattccccggcgacatcctcctcGCCGTCGTCCATGGCGCCCCTGCGAACCTCCCTGTCCATGGCCACAAATCCTTGCGCCCTTCCTGCGCAGCGCCGCTGCTCCACCCCTCCCCCAGCGCCCCCTCTCTCCCATGGCCGAGCAGCAGCTCTGCTCGCCTCCCCCTCCTTCTTTTTCCCTTGCGCAGCAGCAAGAAGCCCCTGCTCGCAATCTTGGCGTCCAACTTCGCTGCGCAGCGGTGCCGATCCAAAACAGCAGCCCCGAATCCCCCGCATCGCGTGCTCGCTCGATCTGCGCAGCCCCAACATCGACGC